One stretch of Bacteroidota bacterium DNA includes these proteins:
- a CDS encoding sugar ABC transporter permease produces the protein MITKKKKNHSLYSKKEIGQLQLLLPVILLVTVFSLIPLLRGIYLGFTDYRLGDPISFNGIDNYIQLFNDEYFWSSFKIGMIWTLIVTALQVGLGLGLALLLNTKIRFASFYTILILLPWATPPIIRGILWRQMYEPNTGAVNILLNNAGLITAPINWLSSFEYVIPAVIVAGVWGEISKAAIFLLAGLQTISNDLYEASKIDGAGMWDRFWNITLPVLKPVLAAIISLTFMWNFNTFGIIWVLTQGGPGGLTRLPMLAAYEEGFRYGYIGYAAAIGNVMVIILSVMLFMYIRVQLRERSEA, from the coding sequence GTGATTACAAAGAAAAAGAAAAATCATTCGTTATATTCAAAAAAAGAAATAGGTCAGCTGCAATTACTTCTGCCTGTGATTCTTTTGGTGACGGTGTTCTCGTTGATTCCGTTGTTGAGAGGAATATATCTTGGATTCACTGATTATCGTCTTGGCGATCCAATCTCATTCAACGGCATTGATAATTATATTCAGCTATTCAATGATGAATATTTTTGGAGTTCATTTAAGATAGGTATGATCTGGACATTAATTGTGACAGCATTGCAAGTGGGACTCGGTCTTGGTCTTGCTCTTCTGTTAAATACCAAAATACGATTTGCTTCATTTTATACGATTCTCATTTTACTTCCTTGGGCTACGCCGCCGATTATTCGGGGAATTCTCTGGCGACAGATGTATGAGCCGAATACCGGCGCGGTAAATATTTTGTTGAACAATGCGGGATTGATCACAGCACCCATAAACTGGCTGTCGAGTTTTGAATATGTCATTCCTGCGGTGATTGTGGCCGGAGTGTGGGGAGAGATATCGAAGGCCGCAATTTTTTTATTAGCAGGATTGCAAACAATTTCAAACGATCTCTATGAAGCAAGCAAAATTGATGGCGCAGGAATGTGGGATCGTTTTTGGAATATCACCCTTCCTGTGTTAAAACCGGTGTTAGCGGCGATCATTTCTCTTACGTTCATGTGGAATTTTAACACATTTGGAATTATTTGGGTGTTGACGCAGGGTGGTCCGGGAGGATTGACTCGATTACCGATGCTTGCGGCATATGAAGAAGGTTTCCGCTACGGATATATCGGATATGCGGCAGCAATTGGAAACGTTATGGTCATTATACTGTCAGTCATGCTCTTTATGTACATCCGTGTACAATTACGCGAGCGGAGCGAGGCATGA
- a CDS encoding sugar ABC transporter substrate-binding protein, with protein MKQIIMIISVVAIGLFLYVQFTGENKEKEKQPLRFVSLAWQEAAIATNKSIVNEWNSTHPDQPVEYIQGTWNSAHDYLVTAFETGDVPDIFHYESSVIIDYAMRGYLTDLSPFISAEMKSDILDVAWGTVTRPNGEVSGIPFLIESLVVLYNKSLFEQEGIIPPSIEHPWSWNDLQAAAITLTKDTNSDGAVDQYGAAFGLRNSANIIMNTSISFGGSFFKKEGKHFVVKVNAEEKELLKVIGNMLYKDKSVSPTSIGETGAGMIPGLFSGRYAMLIGIGAWGRQQLVENAPKDFRWGVMPPIKAKTQTYGASTQTLSVPKKSKRAKEAMMFIEFMLSSKNTARLALNDWMIPARKSCLAMPEFKDTIGGWDITCSSVATLGIGSWIGAPGYVEWKSRVANPILQELFAGRLSVDEAAKRIEHESNIVLLRYKQRGENW; from the coding sequence ATGAAACAAATTATAATGATCATATCAGTTGTAGCGATTGGTTTGTTCCTCTATGTTCAGTTCACAGGGGAGAATAAAGAAAAAGAGAAACAACCGCTCCGTTTTGTAAGTCTTGCTTGGCAAGAAGCAGCAATAGCAACAAATAAATCCATCGTTAATGAGTGGAATAGCACACATCCAGATCAACCGGTTGAATATATTCAGGGGACTTGGAACTCCGCTCATGATTATCTTGTGACGGCATTTGAAACCGGAGATGTTCCTGATATTTTTCATTATGAATCATCGGTGATTATTGATTATGCCATGCGTGGGTATTTGACCGACTTATCTCCGTTCATTTCTGCAGAGATGAAAAGCGATATTCTGGATGTTGCATGGGGGACAGTAACACGACCCAATGGTGAAGTAAGCGGGATTCCATTCCTCATAGAATCATTAGTTGTCCTCTATAATAAATCGCTGTTTGAACAAGAAGGAATTATTCCACCATCGATCGAGCACCCTTGGTCGTGGAATGACTTGCAAGCAGCAGCAATAACATTGACAAAAGATACAAATAGTGATGGTGCTGTTGATCAATATGGTGCGGCGTTCGGATTGCGCAATTCGGCGAATATCATTATGAACACATCAATTAGTTTTGGTGGTTCTTTCTTCAAAAAAGAGGGAAAACATTTTGTGGTAAAAGTGAATGCTGAGGAAAAAGAATTGCTCAAAGTGATCGGGAATATGTTGTATAAAGATAAATCTGTTTCACCCACGAGCATTGGTGAGACAGGCGCTGGGATGATACCGGGATTATTCAGCGGACGATATGCGATGTTAATAGGAATTGGAGCATGGGGGAGGCAGCAGCTCGTGGAAAACGCCCCAAAAGATTTTCGATGGGGAGTAATGCCTCCTATCAAAGCAAAAACACAAACATACGGAGCGAGTACACAAACGTTAAGTGTGCCAAAAAAATCCAAACGAGCTAAGGAAGCAATGATGTTTATTGAATTTATGTTAAGCTCAAAAAATACAGCTCGCCTCGCATTAAATGATTGGATGATTCCAGCACGAAAATCATGTCTGGCTATGCCGGAATTTAAAGACACCATCGGAGGATGGGACATTACCTGTAGTTCTGTTGCAACACTGGGAATCGGATCGTGGATTGGGGCCCCCGGTTATGTTGAATGGAAAAGCCGTGTTGCTAATCCTATATTACAGGAATTGTTTGCCGGACGATTATCTGTTGACGAGGCCGCGAAACGGATAGAACATGAAAGCAATATCGTTCTCTTGCGTTATAAACAACGGGGGGAGAATTGGTGA
- a CDS encoding serine hydrolase domain-containing protein, translating to MVVLSIHSILYAQVNIESVARLHFTIESEPNKWIEGYQSYIEGTFSPYQSHRSGQSRDSAFVARTSGSESMFAWNTAPIPQSWKGDSASFIWVCGFGNNLGNEWFDLTVNDADTVTFSTKNESAWTVKRNNGIRLSFTAVAQNSYGANLGYMVLALHRSKLTKGKSLKLRIRGREVKEEIWYRLYAYRDALVYMKANEYRNIYSAMDFIHMGDAAYTLCTSKKLSGKTLLHYSPGADKGEVRLQQDGVMSKAQITIPRNQQPEGNGYSYINIAENIVDTIKWAEINKKRIRAFMEEEIVPEKYIFPPGSFPTFRWKNEILVENELGKTQSTVTFYNKDFQKVKSAESPGRYGAVIELVTPSGFIVKRYVTLYCSPVEFDDYSANIPIKFNNLKEYRISSEQWDSYERNFEQFSFGSMKYFPQYNSDAAIFLAGLSEINGWTLAFETPRIKDRQWWITLKRKLDGISEKKNPVMLPQKINNGSLSVVNDSIVSTFSYKKEQIEQLRLVCKNWAEKGGVPHVTLIVHKGKIIFHEAFGITADGKPLATNSKMWMASITKLLTGVLMMQLVDQGIVDLDDPINRYLPEISGNNLPELTLRHLFTHTSGLQNVGEWASDWNFALDNQIAQLLPTVDVGRSFSYHRVGYAIAGKMMERITGRAVPYLFQDYIFHPIGMNSAYADNTYGGLYCSAIDLARFGQMLLNKGNYNGWKLFSEQSFEKMLPKELSVGERRWGIGSSPMDGRGLSSSAFGHGAASGTIFRIDPQNDLIIISARNSTGKFHEEFERAFIEHCMGVINN from the coding sequence ATGGTAGTTCTGTCAATCCATTCTATTCTATACGCACAAGTAAATATTGAATCAGTGGCCAGACTTCATTTTACAATTGAGTCAGAGCCGAATAAGTGGATAGAAGGATATCAATCATACATAGAGGGAACATTCTCACCGTATCAATCTCACCGTAGCGGTCAAAGTAGGGACTCAGCATTTGTTGCCCGCACTTCCGGCAGTGAATCGATGTTTGCATGGAATACAGCCCCTATTCCACAATCATGGAAAGGAGATTCAGCTTCATTCATTTGGGTATGCGGTTTTGGAAACAATTTAGGCAATGAATGGTTCGATCTTACAGTGAATGACGCTGATACTGTTACATTCTCCACAAAAAATGAAAGTGCATGGACTGTTAAAAGAAATAATGGAATCCGTCTTTCGTTTACGGCAGTTGCTCAAAATTCTTATGGGGCAAATTTGGGATATATGGTGTTAGCTCTTCACCGGTCAAAATTGACCAAGGGGAAATCGTTAAAACTCAGAATCCGCGGCAGAGAGGTGAAAGAGGAAATATGGTATCGCTTATATGCGTATCGGGATGCATTAGTCTACATGAAGGCCAATGAGTATCGAAACATCTACTCTGCAATGGATTTTATTCATATGGGAGATGCTGCATATACGCTCTGCACTTCAAAAAAACTTTCCGGTAAAACACTTCTTCACTATTCTCCCGGTGCTGATAAAGGAGAAGTTCGATTGCAGCAAGATGGAGTTATGTCTAAAGCACAAATCACAATTCCCAGGAATCAACAGCCTGAAGGGAACGGATATTCATACATAAACATTGCCGAAAACATTGTTGACACCATCAAATGGGCTGAAATTAATAAAAAACGGATTCGAGCATTCATGGAGGAAGAGATTGTTCCGGAAAAATATATCTTTCCTCCCGGAAGTTTCCCAACATTTCGATGGAAAAATGAAATCCTTGTCGAAAACGAACTGGGTAAAACTCAAAGTACGGTAACATTTTACAATAAGGATTTTCAAAAAGTGAAATCTGCGGAATCTCCCGGTCGATATGGCGCTGTGATCGAATTGGTAACACCGTCAGGATTTATTGTAAAACGATATGTTACATTGTATTGCTCCCCGGTTGAGTTTGATGATTATAGTGCAAATATTCCGATAAAGTTCAATAATTTAAAAGAATATAGAATCTCTTCTGAACAGTGGGATTCATATGAAAGGAATTTTGAACAATTCTCTTTTGGCAGCATGAAGTATTTTCCACAGTATAATTCCGATGCAGCAATTTTCCTTGCCGGGTTGAGTGAGATCAACGGGTGGACCTTGGCATTCGAAACTCCTCGAATAAAAGACAGGCAGTGGTGGATTACATTGAAACGGAAACTTGATGGCATCTCTGAAAAGAAAAATCCAGTGATGCTTCCGCAAAAAATAAATAATGGATCTTTAAGTGTTGTAAATGATTCAATTGTTTCGACATTTTCGTACAAGAAAGAACAGATAGAACAATTGCGATTGGTGTGTAAGAACTGGGCCGAGAAGGGCGGAGTTCCTCATGTGACACTCATTGTGCACAAAGGAAAGATTATTTTTCATGAAGCGTTCGGAATTACTGCAGATGGGAAACCGTTGGCAACAAATTCCAAGATGTGGATGGCCTCAATAACAAAACTCCTTACGGGAGTGTTGATGATGCAGTTGGTCGATCAAGGAATTGTTGACCTTGATGATCCGATCAATCGATATCTTCCCGAAATTTCTGGAAATAACTTGCCAGAACTAACGCTCCGCCATCTATTTACCCATACCTCCGGTTTGCAGAATGTCGGTGAATGGGCATCAGATTGGAATTTTGCATTAGACAATCAGATCGCTCAACTCCTTCCAACAGTGGATGTGGGACGTTCCTTTTCCTATCATAGAGTTGGCTATGCTATTGCTGGTAAGATGATGGAGAGGATTACCGGTCGTGCTGTACCGTATTTATTTCAGGATTACATTTTCCATCCGATCGGTATGAACAGCGCTTATGCGGACAATACGTACGGCGGATTATATTGTTCGGCCATTGATCTTGCCAGATTTGGACAAATGTTATTGAACAAAGGGAATTACAATGGATGGAAATTGTTTTCAGAACAGTCATTTGAAAAAATGCTTCCCAAAGAGCTGTCAGTGGGAGAACGTCGATGGGGAATCGGGTCATCGCCGATGGATGGACGTGGTTTAAGCTCATCTGCTTTCGGACATGGTGCTGCATCTGGGACAATATTTCGTATTGATCCACAAAACGATCTCATTATCATCTCAGCACGAAACAGCACCGGGAAATTCCATGAAGAATTTGAGCGCGCATTCATTGAACACTGTATGGGTGTAATCAACAATTGA
- a CDS encoding carbohydrate ABC transporter permease, with the protein MTKIRLRSSMLIHGLIILYIIFLLFPLLWVVASSLKSTQEIYSGVPTILPQQISFDHYRSVINGQQVFRSMWNSVIVGVVSTILVLLLAVPSAYAMVRYKSVINNTILGWILVSQIFPVILVMIPLYVLLRYIGLTDSLIGLTLIYVVWSLPFVLWMMHGYVKSIPLELEEAAVIDGASRTQVIFTVLLPLLLPAIGASALFAFISAWNEFFFALVLMKSPALATLQVELARYTGMEGQARTGPLAAASVIATIPSVVLFVFMRKWFTTGLVSGALKG; encoded by the coding sequence ATGACTAAAATCCGACTTCGTTCAAGCATGCTGATTCATGGATTAATTATCCTCTATATAATATTTTTGCTTTTTCCATTGTTGTGGGTTGTGGCAAGTTCATTAAAATCAACTCAGGAAATTTACTCGGGGGTCCCGACAATTTTACCACAACAGATATCGTTTGATCATTATCGTTCCGTAATCAATGGCCAACAAGTTTTTCGAAGCATGTGGAATAGTGTTATCGTCGGTGTTGTTTCGACAATTCTCGTTCTTCTTCTTGCCGTACCATCGGCATATGCAATGGTGCGCTACAAATCCGTTATCAATAATACAATTTTGGGATGGATTCTTGTTTCACAAATATTTCCCGTCATCCTAGTCATGATTCCTCTTTATGTACTGTTGCGCTATATTGGATTGACGGATTCTCTTATTGGATTGACATTGATCTATGTTGTCTGGTCGCTGCCGTTTGTATTGTGGATGATGCATGGCTATGTAAAAAGTATCCCGTTGGAACTAGAAGAGGCGGCAGTGATTGATGGAGCAAGTCGAACACAGGTGATTTTTACCGTATTACTGCCATTACTGTTACCTGCTATTGGTGCTTCAGCTCTCTTTGCTTTTATTTCGGCCTGGAATGAGTTTTTCTTTGCTTTGGTCTTGATGAAAAGTCCGGCACTTGCGACACTGCAAGTTGAACTTGCAAGATATACGGGAATGGAAGGACAGGCCAGAACAGGTCCTTTGGCTGCAGCAAGCGTCATCGCTACAATCCCTTCCGTAGTATTGTTTGTCTTTATGCGGAAATGGTTCACGACAGGCTTGGTATCCGGAGCATTGAAAGGATAA
- a CDS encoding ADP-ribosylglycohydrolase family protein — translation MITHQERARGAFLGLAVGDALGRPTEGKTPLEIESRWGRITDFLTEDQTGSDDTEYALFSAKLLLQHKKELTTEIIVDAYRREIINSTNLYKGAGFSEIIAIHNLQMGLQPPSSGQHVHSWSDGLAMRVTPYGIASAFDYHFAAHLAKEDGIIANSGEGIFSGQAVAAAIACAMNGASVDEIIKTALEVLPKNSWTASSITRGVSIGSSCNDVWSSLVPLHQSLACTYYFWTDVAPEAVGLAFGLVAAARGKFEDAVLGAVNLGRDTDTIAAIAGAICGAHQGIQVIPERWTKRISISKGTCINTVKNMNILNVADDLSVLAQAWSTPS, via the coding sequence GTGATCACACATCAAGAACGCGCGCGCGGGGCTTTTCTTGGACTTGCGGTTGGTGATGCGCTTGGACGTCCGACAGAAGGAAAAACTCCGTTGGAAATTGAATCTCGATGGGGAAGAATTACTGATTTTCTCACTGAAGATCAAACAGGAAGCGATGATACAGAATATGCATTGTTCAGTGCAAAATTATTATTACAACACAAAAAAGAATTAACAACTGAAATAATAGTCGATGCTTATCGTCGCGAGATTATCAATTCAACAAATTTGTATAAAGGCGCCGGATTTAGCGAAATCATTGCCATTCATAATCTGCAAATGGGTTTACAACCCCCCTCTTCCGGACAGCATGTGCATAGTTGGAGCGACGGACTCGCGATGCGTGTAACTCCATACGGTATTGCATCTGCGTTTGATTATCACTTCGCTGCACATCTTGCAAAAGAAGATGGGATCATTGCAAATTCCGGCGAAGGAATATTCAGCGGACAAGCGGTGGCCGCAGCTATTGCGTGTGCAATGAACGGTGCATCTGTTGATGAAATAATAAAAACAGCACTGGAGGTACTACCCAAAAATTCCTGGACAGCATCGTCGATTACGCGTGGTGTTTCTATTGGCAGTTCATGTAATGATGTGTGGAGCTCTTTAGTTCCATTGCATCAATCACTTGCCTGCACATATTATTTTTGGACAGATGTTGCACCCGAAGCAGTTGGTCTTGCATTTGGCCTTGTGGCTGCTGCAAGGGGAAAATTCGAAGACGCTGTTCTTGGTGCAGTTAATTTAGGAAGAGATACCGATACCATAGCTGCTATTGCCGGAGCAATTTGCGGTGCGCACCAAGGTATTCAGGTCATCCCAGAACGTTGGACAAAACGTATCTCAATCTCTAAAGGGACATGTATTAATACTGTAAAAAACATGAACATTCTTAATGTTGCT